A window of Campylobacter pinnipediorum subsp. pinnipediorum contains these coding sequences:
- a CDS encoding (Fe-S)-binding protein — MNKKVYLYSTCLGSATMGRTLVSAIKLLQREGIEVIYKKDQTCCGQPSYNTGYFEESKKIALYNADLFKGDYPILVPSGSCTGVMKHDYLELFHGDKNEEKIKEFSSRVVELSVYLDQVLGVKYEDKGEPVKITWHSNCHALRVAKSIDSSKNLLKQLSNVELVELKYEEECCGFGGTFSVKEPEISDAMAIEKMNDINNAGVKYLVSADGGCMLNIYGTLKRQKSDVKLIHLYDFLLNRIQGEAL; from the coding sequence ATGAATAAAAAAGTTTATCTTTATTCGACTTGTCTTGGTTCTGCTACTATGGGTAGAACCTTGGTAAGTGCTATAAAGCTACTTCAAAGAGAGGGTATTGAGGTGATCTATAAAAAAGATCAAACCTGTTGTGGACAACCTAGTTATAATACAGGGTATTTTGAAGAGAGTAAAAAAATAGCTCTTTATAATGCTGATTTGTTTAAAGGTGATTATCCTATCTTGGTTCCAAGTGGTTCTTGCACGGGGGTAATGAAGCACGATTATTTAGAGCTTTTTCATGGTGATAAAAATGAAGAAAAGATAAAGGAATTTAGTTCACGTGTTGTTGAATTAAGTGTTTATCTCGATCAAGTCTTAGGTGTTAAGTATGAAGATAAAGGCGAGCCTGTTAAGATAACATGGCATTCAAATTGTCACGCACTTCGTGTCGCAAAAAGTATAGATAGTTCCAAGAATCTATTAAAACAGCTTAGTAATGTAGAACTTGTAGAGTTAAAATATGAAGAAGAGTGTTGCGGATTTGGTGGAACTTTTTCTGTAAAAGAGCCTGAAATTTCAGATGCCATGGCTATAGAGAAAATGAATGATATAAATAATGCAGGTGTTAAATATCTAGTCAGTGCGGATGGTGGATGTATGTTAAATATATATGGCACACTTAAACGCCAAAAATCAGATGTAAAACTAATACATCTTTATGACTTCTTATTGAACCGTATTCAAGGAGAGGCGCTATGA
- a CDS encoding LutC/YkgG family protein, with product MSKEEILHRIRSGKHNMQMIDDAPTADPVQFIKRDPSGDMYKEFIDRITENRSIVVETTEDKLAEEINGIIKKEGAKHLIYSDEKLPFDAETLDIEKKFKFDKPIEQFKQQIFDFDMSIISARYAVSSHGTCCIASSKTQPRMMSLSPKICVMLVKKDTIVKSLSEALHKVKEEEGGRLPTNTIFITGPSRTADIELQTIIGVHGSQIAYVIVY from the coding sequence ATGAGTAAAGAAGAAATTTTACACCGCATAAGAAGCGGTAAGCATAATATGCAAATGATTGATGACGCTCCAACAGCAGACCCAGTTCAGTTTATTAAAAGAGATCCAAGTGGTGATATGTATAAGGAATTTATAGATAGAATCACAGAAAATAGATCGATTGTTGTAGAAACAACTGAAGATAAATTAGCTGAGGAAATCAATGGCATAATCAAAAAAGAAGGCGCAAAACATCTTATATATTCAGATGAAAAACTACCTTTTGATGCAGAAACTTTAGATATAGAAAAGAAATTTAAATTCGATAAGCCTATTGAGCAGTTTAAACAACAAATTTTTGATTTTGATATGTCTATTATAAGTGCAAGATATGCTGTTAGTTCCCATGGTACTTGTTGTATAGCTTCTAGCAAGACTCAGCCAAGAATGATGAGCTTATCTCCAAAAATATGTGTAATGCTTGTTAAAAAAGATACTATAGTTAAAAGCTTGAGTGAGGCTTTGCATAAAGTCAAGGAAGAAGAGGGTGGAAGGTTGCCAACAAATACAATCTTTATAACTGGCCCATCTAGAACAGCAGATATAGAGCTTCAAACTATTATAGGTGTTCATGGTTCTCAGATAGCATATGTTATAGTATACTAA
- a CDS encoding L-lactate permease has product MYSFLAFFPIIVILVMMIGFKKSSKLSLSVALAFALLISYFSFGASVTELSARVLFGFLKAFDILVIIFGAILILNTMKYSGAMNAINNGFTKITTDRRIQVIIIGWAFGAFIEGAAGFGAPAALAAPLLVGLGFPAFGAAITTLILNSSPVSYGAVGTPTFGIQQALNSFLPDPVALDAYMKDVSIHTATIHSVCALFVPFLVVAMMVKIFGKNKSFKDALPVLPFCLLASISFIVPFFLMAKFAGFELPALLGGLISLGILVLAAKIGFLVPKDKWDFEPIETWPDFWKAPINTSSEKKETVTQNMSLFMAWLPYVIISLVLVITRIPQFGLKDFLKSLKIEFPAIMDVPGTAYDFEYAYLPGTIPFILVAIIIIFLHKMKIEDVKSAWSVTFGQVSKAVIPLAAGVAMVYILKDFKFTYETQEGFTMVKIMAKFFADLSGKGYVIVSPLIGILGSFFSGSNTVSNILFGGLQYETASLVGLNTQVILALQNVGGSIGHMVCINNIVAVCATVGLLGKGEGRLLTYSLLPCLFYTVLAVGVGYVLLGVI; this is encoded by the coding sequence ATGTATTCTTTCTTAGCTTTTTTTCCTATTATTGTAATACTTGTTATGATGATAGGTTTTAAAAAGAGTTCAAAGCTTTCACTTAGTGTCGCTTTAGCCTTTGCTCTGCTTATTTCATATTTTTCGTTTGGTGCTAGTGTTACCGAACTTAGTGCAAGGGTTTTGTTTGGCTTTCTTAAAGCTTTTGACATACTCGTAATTATATTCGGAGCGATCCTTATATTAAATACTATGAAGTATTCAGGTGCCATGAATGCTATAAATAATGGATTTACAAAGATTACGACAGATCGTCGTATTCAAGTTATTATTATAGGTTGGGCATTTGGAGCATTTATAGAGGGTGCAGCGGGATTTGGTGCTCCAGCAGCTTTAGCGGCTCCGCTTTTGGTGGGACTTGGCTTTCCTGCTTTCGGTGCAGCTATAACCACTCTTATCTTAAATAGCTCACCTGTTAGTTATGGCGCAGTTGGAACTCCAACTTTTGGTATCCAACAGGCTTTAAATTCTTTTTTGCCTGATCCGGTAGCACTTGATGCTTATATGAAAGATGTTAGTATACATACAGCTACTATACATTCAGTCTGTGCTTTATTTGTGCCTTTTTTGGTTGTTGCTATGATGGTTAAAATTTTTGGTAAAAACAAAAGTTTTAAAGATGCACTTCCAGTCTTACCATTTTGTTTATTAGCTAGTATTAGTTTTATAGTTCCATTTTTTTTAATGGCCAAATTTGCTGGTTTTGAGTTACCTGCATTGCTTGGCGGTCTTATATCTTTAGGTATATTGGTTTTAGCTGCTAAAATTGGATTTTTAGTGCCAAAAGATAAATGGGATTTTGAGCCTATTGAAACTTGGCCAGATTTTTGGAAGGCTCCTATCAATACATCTTCAGAAAAAAAAGAAACTGTTACTCAAAATATGTCACTATTTATGGCTTGGTTGCCTTATGTGATTATATCTCTTGTTCTTGTTATTACTCGTATTCCGCAATTTGGATTAAAAGATTTTTTAAAAAGCTTAAAAATAGAATTTCCAGCAATTATGGATGTTCCAGGGACAGCTTATGATTTTGAGTATGCTTATTTACCAGGAACTATACCATTTATTTTAGTTGCCATTATTATAATATTTTTACATAAAATGAAAATTGAAGATGTAAAATCTGCTTGGAGTGTTACTTTTGGGCAAGTTTCAAAAGCTGTTATACCTCTGGCGGCCGGTGTTGCAATGGTTTATATTTTAAAAGATTTTAAATTTACATATGAAACCCAAGAAGGCTTTACAATGGTTAAGATTATGGCTAAGTTCTTTGCTGACTTATCAGGAAAAGGTTATGTAATAGTTTCTCCATTGATAGGCATATTGGGGAGTTTCTTTTCTGGTTCTAATACTGTATCAAATATTTTATTCGGAGGTCTTCAGTATGAAACTGCTTCATTGGTGGGTTTAAATACCCAAGTTATTTTAGCATTGCAAAATGTTGGCGGTTCTATTGGGCATATGGTGTGTATAAATAATATAGTTGCTGTATGTGCGACAGTTGGTCTGCTTGGTAAAGGCGAAGGAAGACTACTTACATATAGTTTATTACCGTGTTTATTTTACACCGTTTTGGCTGTAGGTGTAGGTTATGTTTTATTAGGTGTTATATAA
- a CDS encoding complement resistance protein TraT, translating to MKSVKIITSVALASVLFVGCATIQLQTNAKMSQSIFINPVASSKKLIFIATKNTSGQNVNIQNQIENLLTQRGYKIVDDPEIATYILMSNILYCDKKSENNAAGAAVTGGAIGSSIGAYNHGSITGTIAGGAIGAAVTGIIGKLTEDTIYQMQVDIIVREKAKGKVTANKGNVSGQASVADKRKSGFFNEFGGEIRRDEASGNFNSNSTNYDNQVFERDYTEQKTTIFAEATKSGLNLNEAIPILENKIASQIAGLF from the coding sequence ATGAAATCAGTAAAAATTATAACATCAGTTGCATTAGCTTCTGTGTTATTTGTTGGTTGTGCAACAATTCAATTACAAACAAATGCAAAAATGAGTCAAAGTATATTTATAAATCCTGTTGCTAGTAGCAAAAAGTTAATTTTTATTGCGACAAAAAATACAAGTGGTCAAAATGTAAACATACAAAATCAAATAGAAAATCTTTTAACACAAAGAGGCTATAAAATAGTAGATGATCCAGAAATAGCAACATATATTTTAATGAGCAATATACTATATTGCGACAAAAAAAGTGAAAACAATGCAGCTGGAGCCGCAGTAACAGGTGGAGCAATAGGAAGCAGTATTGGTGCATATAACCACGGCTCTATAACAGGAACTATTGCAGGTGGAGCAATAGGAGCTGCAGTAACAGGCATAATAGGAAAACTAACAGAAGATACGATATACCAAATGCAAGTTGATATTATAGTCAGAGAAAAAGCAAAAGGAAAAGTTACTGCAAATAAAGGAAACGTTTCTGGTCAAGCAAGTGTAGCTGATAAAAGAAAATCAGGATTTTTTAATGAATTTGGTGGGGAAATAAGAAGAGATGAGGCTAGTGGAAACTTTAATTCAAACTCAACAAATTATGACAACCAAGTATTTGAAAGAGATTATACAGAACAAAAAACAACAATTTTTGCAGAAGCTACAAAAAGTGGTCTTAATTTAAACGAGGCTATACCAATCCTAGAAAATAAAATAGCTTCACAAATAGCTGGATTGTTTTAA
- a CDS encoding LutB/LldF family L-lactate oxidation iron-sulfur protein, whose product MNNHKNIVNISLNDQQLRKNLGDAMHLLQGNRARVIENKYNNWQEQRHSAKHAKNNSLYRLDERLLKFEEKAKKNGWIVHWANTGDDVCEIIYQLMLEKGADKVIKQKTMASEEVGLNHYLEKRGKKSLETDLGEVIIQLVDEKPVHIVVPAIHKNRYQVGEIFHEKIGAPLENEPEKLNAIARDYMRQHFKTGTIGICGANFAIAEEGAIWLVENEGNGRMSTTIPDVLVSICGIEKVCDTVEDASNLVGLLTPSATGQFIANYNNIISGPRREGELDGPKECHIILFDNHRTNMLAHEDYYEALRCIRCGACMNFCPVYDKISGHSYQSVYPGPIGAVISPQIFGMDINGDVVSLCSLCGRCSEVCPVEIPLADLIRKLRRDKVGDGKNPPYGADNINHSAVERMGFKGFTMVATSGFMWRTAMTSARIFNGLIQSQGKNIPVLKLWFEHKDLPPFNFNTNDVISKMEGVIYE is encoded by the coding sequence ATGAATAATCATAAAAATATAGTAAATATAAGCTTAAATGATCAACAATTAAGAAAAAATTTAGGTGATGCTATGCACTTGTTACAAGGTAATAGAGCTCGTGTTATAGAGAATAAATATAATAACTGGCAAGAACAAAGACATAGTGCAAAACATGCTAAAAACAATAGTCTTTATCGATTAGATGAAAGACTATTAAAGTTTGAAGAAAAAGCTAAAAAAAACGGATGGATTGTTCACTGGGCAAATACTGGCGATGATGTATGTGAGATAATTTATCAGCTTATGCTTGAAAAAGGTGCTGATAAGGTTATTAAACAAAAAACAATGGCTTCAGAAGAAGTTGGCCTTAATCACTACCTAGAAAAAAGAGGAAAAAAATCACTTGAAACAGACCTTGGAGAGGTTATTATACAATTAGTTGATGAAAAACCTGTTCATATTGTTGTTCCAGCTATTCATAAAAACAGATATCAAGTAGGTGAGATATTCCATGAAAAAATAGGTGCTCCGTTAGAAAATGAGCCAGAAAAATTAAATGCAATTGCTCGTGATTATATGCGTCAGCATTTTAAAACCGGAACCATAGGCATTTGTGGAGCAAACTTTGCTATAGCGGAAGAAGGTGCCATATGGTTAGTTGAAAATGAAGGTAATGGTAGAATGTCTACTACTATACCAGATGTTTTGGTATCAATTTGCGGTATAGAAAAAGTATGTGATACTGTTGAAGATGCATCTAACCTAGTTGGTTTATTGACTCCATCTGCAACAGGTCAATTTATAGCAAACTATAATAATATTATATCAGGTCCAAGAAGAGAAGGTGAGCTTGACGGTCCAAAAGAGTGTCATATAATTTTATTTGATAATCATAGAACAAATATGCTAGCACATGAGGATTATTATGAGGCTCTTCGCTGTATTCGCTGTGGTGCTTGTATGAATTTCTGTCCTGTCTATGATAAGATTAGTGGACACTCATATCAATCAGTATATCCTGGTCCTATAGGTGCTGTTATTAGTCCTCAAATATTTGGTATGGATATAAATGGAGATGTTGTTTCGCTTTGTTCGCTTTGCGGAAGATGTAGCGAAGTTTGTCCTGTTGAAATTCCTTTAGCTGATTTGATTAGAAAACTAAGAAGAGACAAAGTAGGAGATGGTAAAAATCCTCCATATGGTGCAGATAATATAAATCATAGTGCTGTTGAAAGAATGGGTTTTAAAGGTTTTACTATGGTAGCTACAAGTGGATTTATGTGGCGAACGGCTATGACAAGTGCTAGGATATTTAATGGCTTAATTCAATCACAAGGTAAAAATATTCCTGTACTAAAATTATGGTTTGAGCATAAAGATTTGCCACCATTTAACTTTAATACAAATGATGTTATATCAAAAATGGAAGGAGTAATCTATGAGTAA